Proteins co-encoded in one Aspergillus luchuensis IFO 4308 DNA, chromosome 6, nearly complete sequence genomic window:
- a CDS encoding uncharacterized protein (COG:S;~EggNog:ENOG410PTQG) — protein sequence MASNQKIRRIVLTGAVTVITIAGSLYGAGIKTGQQVTQQAQKTQEVTIDDRIDGLRSMRQNLVSKKELVEKQLRDLDVKIEERKLKNMDGPKREPPNYK from the exons ATGGCTTCGAATCAGAAGATTCGCCGGATTGTCCTTACGGGCGCTGTCACGGTCATTACGATTGCTGGTTCGCTTTATGGCGCTGGCATTAAGACCGGGCAACAGGTTACTCAG CAAGCCCAAAAAACCCAAGAAGTTACCATTGACGACCGAATCGACGGCCTCCGAAGCATGCGACAGAATCTGGTATCGAAGAAGGAGCTCGTCGAGAAGCAGCTCCGTGACTTGGACGTGAAGATCGAGGAAAGAAAGCTGAAGAATATGGATGGGCCGAAGAGGGAGCCGCCGaattataagtaa